A segment of the Bacillus licheniformis DSM 13 = ATCC 14580 genome:
CCTTCTTTCCTTGTAATTTTTTAATGACCCAATCAGCTGCATCGTGTCCCATTTGTTCTTGAGGATGGGTCAATGTTGTTAGTTTGATATTCGCATTTTTGGCGATATACGAATTGTCCTGACCAATAATTGACAATTTGTCCGGGATAGAAATATTAAGTTGTCTGCATACATTTGCTACTTCCAGCCCTACTTCGTCGTTGTAGCAGACGATTGCAGTCAACACGTCTCTTTTTTCATTTAGAAACTTCTTCAGGTCTGTGTATAGGTCCAGCTTCGTCTCTATATTGTACGAAAGCACATGCTCCGGGTAAAATCGTAATTTGGCTTCACCAAGCGCTTTTATATACCCCTTCATTCGATACTTTCCTTGTAAATCATCCATTTTTGAAATGAGACCAATTTGTGTATGTCCTTTTGATATTAATTCTTTTGTTGCGAGATAGCTTGACTGCACGTCATCGAGACAAAGAAAAGGAACATCTAATTCTTCATAATAAGCATTGATCATGATGAAAGGAATATCCTGTTCCTTAAACGATAGGTAGTAGGCAATATTGGGATTGTACAGATTGCTTTTCGTAGGTTCAACAATTAAACCATCTACGCCAAATGACAGCATCATTTCCAAAGCTTTTTTTTCTTGTTCGACATCATTATTTGTA
Coding sequences within it:
- a CDS encoding GntR family transcriptional regulator, whose protein sequence is MKPKYKVIINDIKSKILSGVYRAGDQIPTESAIQEEYKVSRHTVRKAILELSNEGFLRSEKGSGTYVSNQYQSKAGGNSNNKIIGVITTYISDYIFPSIIRGIEGRLNEANYSLLLASTNNDVEQEKKALEMMLSFGVDGLIVEPTKSNLYNPNIAYYLSFKEQDIPFIMINAYYEELDVPFLCLDDVQSSYLATKELISKGHTQIGLISKMDDLQGKYRMKGYIKALGEAKLRFYPEHVLSYNIETKLDLYTDLKKFLNEKRDVLTAIVCYNDEVGLEVANVCRQLNISIPDKLSIIGQDNSYIAKNANIKLTTLTHPQEQMGHDAADWVIKKLQGKKDLPNETYYQPVLVEGETVKELEIQ